CGGACATCGGGATCTCGCTGCCGGGCACGGGCGAGGAGCCGAAAGCCCCGGTCTACGTGGACGGCAAGTTCCGGACCACGCTCAAGGGCGAGACGATCGCCGAGGATTTCGCGCGCATCCTGGACGACTACGTGGCGCGGCGGTTCGCCGCGACCGGGGACTGATTCCCGGCTACTTCAGCAGGATCACGCTCCGCTTCATCTCGGTACGGCCCACGCGGAGCCTCACGAAGTAGACCCCCGCAGTCAGATCCTGCGCGGCGAACATGGCGCTGTGGGCGCCCGCCGGCATCTGCGCGTCGATCAGGCTCCGCACGCGCTGACCCGCGACGTTGAACACCTGGAGCTGGACGCGGTCGGCGCGCGGCAGCGTGAAGCGGACGGCCGTCGCGAGGCGGAAGGGATTGGGCCCGGCCCCGCGGAACTCGATGCCACCGGCCAAATCGTCGGGGTGGACGGCGTCTTCGGCAATCTCAGCCTCCCCGCGCGCGATGCCTCTCGCGAACAAGCTGGGACGGTAGGCCGTCACGGCGTCGTGCATGAGGTCGATCTGGCCAGGGGTGAACTCGGTGGTGCAGGCGTCGTAGCCGTAGTCCATGTAGTTGTGGATCGGGTCGAGCTCGGGATCCGGACAGCTATTGCGACCCTCGGGGCATCCGAAGGCCGGCCCATCCTCGTATGCCGTGTCATCCACCAGATCGCCGGGCGCTTCGCATCCGTTCTGGAATGTGTGGAGCAGCCCAAGGTAGTGACCGACTTCGTGCACCAACGTGCGCCCGAGGCTGTAATAGAGGAATGGTCCGCCGGGGAGCGATCCGTAGTGCACCACGACACCGTTCAGGTAGTGGTCCTCTGGAATGCCGTACGGGAGATAGGCCCAGCCGAGCAGACGGTTGCCGAGTGCCGCGGTGTAGATGTTGAGCGTGTGCGCGGGATCGACGGCAAGCGTTTCCTTGGCGTGACGCTCCGCGCCCGAGGCAATGTTCATCCGAGCCCATCCGCCGTGATCGGTGCGATCGA
Above is a genomic segment from Candidatus Eisenbacteria bacterium containing:
- a CDS encoding flavodoxin-dependent (E)-4-hydroxy-3-methylbut-2-enyl-diphosphate synthase, whose amino-acid sequence is GHIQKRLAVWRERHPGVEQLRIAVMGCVVNGPGESKHADIGISLPGTGEEPKAPVYVDGKFRTTLKGETIAEDFARILDDYVARRFAATGD
- a CDS encoding M43 family zinc metalloprotease, producing MKPSAPLTCLALAIGLAGPASGSTSVPLPTDLEPVERTCVTPPPSARDLMRVQQIRRRFAEEQPLTKLQAGGTIRVAFHVLTSGKVGNVSDEQVTAQIAELNRAYAGTGFSFELQSIDRTDHGGWARMNIASGAERHAKETLAVDPAHTLNIYTAALGNRLLGWAYLPYGIPEDHYLNGVVVHYGSLPGGPFLYYSLGRTLVHEVGHYLGLLHTFQNGCEAPGDLVDDTAYEDGPAFGCPEGRNSCPDPELDPIHNYMDYGYDACTTEFTPGQIDLMHDAVTAYRPSLFARGIARGEAEIAEDAVHPDDLAGGIEFRGAGPNPFRLATAVRFTLPRADRVQLQVFNVAGQRVRSLIDAQMPAGAHSAMFAAQDLTAGVYFVRLRVGRTEMKRSVILLK